In the Parcubacteria group bacterium genome, AATATGTTGATATAATGATCATGAATACACCTCTAAAATACCGTGATATAAAAAAAGAGTCCCGCTTCACGATTAACGTAAAGCAGGAGCAGGGGTGGATGTGTACTACGGTGGCTGGGGGATATTATGAACGATGTTACGTTCGTCAAAGGTTATTCTGGTACTCTATGACGGTGATGCTCTTATTTTATAACAGATGGCGTTTTGTTGTCAAGTTGTGTGTATTTGCTACAATCTGATAGGGTTTTTAGTGTAAAAATAGCATATTATGAAAAAGCGACGGATCATTTTGGCATCGACGTCACCACGACGCAAAGAACTATTGGAGCAGATCGGATTGGATTTTGAGATCATGCCAAGCGCATATGAGGAGGACATGCATATGAAAATGAGCAATGCGCGATTGTCGGAAGTTTTGGCATATGGCAAGGCTGTGGATGTTGCCAAAAAAGTGCAGGATGGTGTGGTGATCGGATCAGATACATTTGTTACATACAATGGTGTGAGAATGGGCAAGCCAATAAACAAGAAGGAAGCGGTAAAAATGTTGCAGACGATCTCGGGGCAGTGGGTCACGATCTATTCCGGTATCGCGATCATTGATACAAAAACCAAAAGGGAATACATCGCACATGAGATCACAAAAGTGAAGATCAAAAAACTTGTACAAAAAGAAATTGTCACATACATCAAAACAGGAGAGCCGTTGGATAAGGCGGGTGCTTTTGCGATCCAAGGACGCGGGGCTACATTCATTGAAAAGATCTCCGGTTGCCATACCAATGTCATCGGATTGCCACTCCATCGACTGTATCTCGGCTTACAAAAACTTGATATTGCTGTATGAGGAGCATGGCATGGTTTACAATTATACGCGGGCATGATATAGTAGTGTCATATATACACTAAATAACATCTTATGAAGATCAAACACAACAAAAAAAATGATGATGTGATCATCGGTCCCGCACTTGCTGTGGATACGATGATCTTTGCGATACGCCAAAGAAAATTGTGTGTACTTCTCATTCAAATTGGCACGGGCGCATATAAGGATCAGTGGGCGCTTCCTGGGGGTATTGTGCAAATTGATGAAACGCTGGATCAGGCGGCACAAAATGTTTTGGCAAAGAAAGCGGGCATCAAAGGACTGCATTTGGAACAGCTTTATACATTTAGTGATGTGCATCGCGATGTGCGAGGCAGGATTGTGTCAACGGCATATTTTGCTCTTGTGGATAGTGATAAATTTGCTGTGGAAACCATGGATTATTATATTGCGATCGAATGGCATGACGTGGATAAATTGCCGAAAATGGCTTTTGATCACAAGGAGATGATCTGTTATGGCGCAGAGAGATTGCGTGCCAAGATCGAATATTCCAACATTGTCTATGGTTTATTGCCTAAGGAATTTACGCTTACGGAGATGCAGGATGTGTATGAAGCGATCATTGGGCATGTAATAGACAAAAGAAACTTTCGCAAAAAAATCCTCTCTTTACATATTCTCACAGAGACAGCTAAAGAGCGTTCTGGTGCGAAAAACCGACCGGCGAGACTCTATCGATTCAAAAAACGGCAATTGGTCTTTACGGATTAAACCAAACAAAAAACGAATGACAAAATCATTCGTTTTTTGTTTGGTAAAGAATTGAAAAAAGCTTGATAAATACAATGAAATGTTGAGATATGCACAGGATTACTTCGTGTACACTTGACACGATATAAACCATGTGCTAGGATGAGGTCAGATATGTGTAATAAATACACTAACTAAAAAAGTACCTTATCCAAAAAAGAAGAAACACGACAAATCTCACAAAACTGAGGAAGGTTTTTCTCGAGACCCTTTCTCTCTCTGTGATATGCACAATGTGCGTTAGTCGTGTTTCTCACATTGTCACATATATCACGGAGAGATCTATAAGGATCTCGGCAAAAAGCCTGGCTCATGTGGGAGTACGGGCTTTTTGTATCTTAACAATTACATAACGAGGAGGATGGATCATGCAACTGAATGACTATCGAACACTTTTTGGCAAGAAGCAATATGCGCAGGTTACGGGGCTGTGCGGACGGATCATTCGCGGTACTAAACCGGAAGACTTCGCAACGCTCACTGACGATCCCGCGCGCAAACTGGTCATGCTCATGGGTCCGGATGGATTGCAAAAGATCATGGACAAGACCGGTTATGAAGCACTTGTGGCGATCGGCTATGAACCGAACTATATTGTGCGAAAAGTGGTGGATGAAGGGAATCAATTCAAGCTGGTGGTATTTGCAGAAGGTGGTGAAGCGAAGCTGGCAACCTGGGATAACGTCGCTGCAGTTGTTGCGGCGGTGTATCCGCGAATTGCTGGCAATCTCTATCAAAATCTCGACGTACTCAAAAGATCATCTTTTGCACAAATCGAGAAACAAGCGGGATTCAGTTTTGCAGATGTTGATAAGGCAGGATCACAAGATGATCGCTTCATGACGTATGAGCGATTTCTCGTGAGCAACGGCGATATGATCGCTACACGTGCCTTTCTGTATTTTACAGTGCATTTGCGGGAACTGTTTTCCGGTGATGGTTACACCTATGATGCTGCCGGTAATCGCGGACTTATGGAGTACATTGTGCCCAATAAACCGCTCGATATGCTGGGAGATCATGATGTGATCGCTATGCCGATAAAAATTCCAACACAACCAATCATGAATAACAAAGGGAGAAAAAACATGAACATTCAATTACTGATCATCGATCCACAAAACGATTTCATGGACATGTCGGAATCCACTCTGCCTGTTGCCGGTGCTGTTGCGGACATGCAACGCACTGCTACGCTGATCGACCGTGTAGGGAAAAAGCTGGCAGATATCCACGTGACTTTGGATAGTCACAGACTTCTGGATATCGCACAGCCTGCATGGTGGGTAAATGCGCAGGGCAATAACCCAGTGCCGTTTACCATCATCTCTGAAGATGATGTGGCTAACGGGATTTGGACGCCACGTAACCCGCGGTTTCGGGAACGTGCACTGCGATATGTGGCAGACTTGGCTCGCGGCGGAAAATATCCGCTCTGCATATGGCCGCCACACTGTTTGATTGGTACCTGGGGACACAATGTACAAGTTGATCTCAATCGTGCTCTGCAGGACTGGTCAAAAAAGGAATTTGCCATGGTGGATTATGTGACCAAGGGATCCAATCCATGGACTGAGCACTATGGAGCTCTCATGGCGGAAGTGCCTGACCCGGAAGATCCAAGCACCATGCTCAATCGTGATTTTCTCACCATGCTGCAAGAGGCGGATATCGTCGCTGTTGCTGGTGAAGCACTCAGTCACTGTGTGAAAGAAACCGTGACCCAGATCGCTGACAATATCGGAGATGAACACATTAAAAAGTTCGTTATTTTGATGGACTGTTCCTCTCCTGTTGGGGCAGTGCCTGGTGGACCGGACTTTCCGGCAATTGCCGATCAGTGGTTGCGGGACATGGAAAAACGCGGCATGAAATTGATGCGTTCTGATGAATTTCTGCGATAAATAAACAGAATAACACACAATGAGGAGGTAGTATTATGCCACGGCTCAATGATGATATGGAATTTGGTAAGATTGGCGGTGCAAATGGATTTGGTTTCTCAGGTGTTCGTACTGAGCATCTCGGTGCAACCGAATACACACTTGTCACGATCGCGATCGATGTCACAGGTTCTGTCGGCGGTTTCGAAGCCGAATTGCTGCGTTGTCTCAAGACCGCAGTCGATGCGTGCAAGAAATCTCCCAGATCCGATAATCTGCTTTTGCGGGTCATCCTCTTTTCCACGGTATTTTCCAATGGTGTGGATGAGTTGCACGGGTTCAAACCGCTTGCTGATATTGATCCGCAAAAGGAATATGGGCAACTGAGGACTGGGGGTGGGACACCGCTGCGTGATGCATGTTACAGCGCGATCGGCGCCATGAATGCTTACGGCAAAAAACTTTCCGATGATGACTTCGGTGTTAATGCGATTGCTTTTATCATCACTGATGGTGACGATAATGCATCCGCGGCAACCGAAAATATGATCAAACAGGAGATCGTTCAGGCTGTTTCTGGCGAGATCTTGGAATCCATGATCAGCGTACTCATCGGGATCAATGCTGCAGCATACAAGAATGAACTGGAGCAATTTCAACAAAATGTGGGCATCACACAGTATATCGATGCTGGTGATGCTACCGCAGGAAAACTGGCACGTTTGGCGGATTTTGTCAGTCGATCTATTGCATCGCAATCGCAAGCAATGGGCACTGGTGGACCGAGTCAAAATATCTCCGCAACGATCTAATGATATTGCGGGTACATAAACAGTGCGGGCACACAATCATCGATTGTTGTGCCCGTTTCATTTTTTGGAGGAATGTATATGAAACATGTAGACGAATATTATGCGATCGGTGTGCAGCATCGTGCAGATGGAAAGCCGTGTCAGGATCATGCACTCTCGGGATATGATGCAGATGATAATGTGTATG is a window encoding:
- a CDS encoding Maf family protein, which produces MKKRRIILASTSPRRKELLEQIGLDFEIMPSAYEEDMHMKMSNARLSEVLAYGKAVDVAKKVQDGVVIGSDTFVTYNGVRMGKPINKKEAVKMLQTISGQWVTIYSGIAIIDTKTKREYIAHEITKVKIKKLVQKEIVTYIKTGEPLDKAGAFAIQGRGATFIEKISGCHTNVIGLPLHRLYLGLQKLDIAV
- a CDS encoding NUDIX domain-containing protein encodes the protein MKIKHNKKNDDVIIGPALAVDTMIFAIRQRKLCVLLIQIGTGAYKDQWALPGGIVQIDETLDQAAQNVLAKKAGIKGLHLEQLYTFSDVHRDVRGRIVSTAYFALVDSDKFAVETMDYYIAIEWHDVDKLPKMAFDHKEMICYGAERLRAKIEYSNIVYGLLPKEFTLTEMQDVYEAIIGHVIDKRNFRKKILSLHILTETAKERSGAKNRPARLYRFKKRQLVFTD
- a CDS encoding vWA domain-containing protein codes for the protein MPRLNDDMEFGKIGGANGFGFSGVRTEHLGATEYTLVTIAIDVTGSVGGFEAELLRCLKTAVDACKKSPRSDNLLLRVILFSTVFSNGVDELHGFKPLADIDPQKEYGQLRTGGGTPLRDACYSAIGAMNAYGKKLSDDDFGVNAIAFIITDGDDNASAATENMIKQEIVQAVSGEILESMISVLIGINAAAYKNELEQFQQNVGITQYIDAGDATAGKLARLADFVSRSIASQSQAMGTGGPSQNISATI